One Novipirellula galeiformis genomic region harbors:
- a CDS encoding NAD-dependent epimerase/dehydratase family protein produces MRVFVTGGTGLLGNTVLRQLEAAGHETVALVRDVPDLRLFDGLSTHFLRGDLSDVDAIQRGVAESDAVIHSAGLIHLGWTRLRESMQVNRDGTAAIAQACRRYDRKLVHVGTVDTLAIGSRAHPANEATPITAENRQVPCSYVQSKRAGVGEVLAQVEQGLRATIVHPGFMLGPWDWKPSSGRMLIEVGRSWRPLAPPGGCSLCDSRDVAAGTIAAIERGGDQGRQFILAGENVTYFQLWTEIAKRMKSRAPLMPTGPAGLWIAGKLGDAFSLVSGKESGDLNSAIVEMSRMFHWYDSSRAKTELDYTTRHLGETLDDATMWIQSHHMSRQRIPA; encoded by the coding sequence ATGCGTGTCTTTGTGACTGGCGGAACCGGTTTGCTTGGTAATACAGTGCTGCGGCAGTTAGAAGCCGCTGGACACGAGACGGTTGCCTTGGTGCGTGACGTCCCCGATCTCCGTCTGTTTGACGGATTGAGCACCCATTTTCTGCGTGGCGACCTGTCCGATGTCGACGCGATCCAACGGGGAGTGGCCGAGAGCGATGCGGTGATCCATTCCGCGGGTCTGATCCACCTGGGTTGGACGCGGCTGCGAGAGTCGATGCAAGTCAACCGTGATGGCACGGCGGCGATCGCCCAGGCGTGTCGCCGCTACGACCGCAAATTGGTCCATGTCGGCACCGTCGATACGCTCGCCATTGGATCACGGGCCCATCCGGCGAATGAAGCCACCCCGATCACCGCCGAGAACCGCCAAGTTCCCTGCAGCTATGTGCAAAGCAAACGGGCCGGCGTGGGCGAGGTCCTCGCGCAAGTCGAACAGGGCTTGCGCGCGACGATCGTACACCCGGGCTTCATGCTCGGCCCTTGGGATTGGAAACCGAGCAGCGGGCGAATGTTGATCGAGGTGGGACGCTCCTGGCGACCGCTGGCCCCTCCGGGTGGCTGCAGCCTCTGCGATTCGCGTGACGTCGCCGCGGGAACGATCGCCGCGATCGAGCGGGGCGGCGACCAGGGCCGTCAATTCATTCTGGCGGGTGAAAACGTGACCTATTTCCAACTGTGGACCGAGATTGCCAAACGCATGAAGTCTCGCGCCCCGCTGATGCCGACCGGCCCCGCCGGACTTTGGATTGCGGGAAAACTTGGCGATGCATTTTCGCTCGTTTCGGGCAAGGAAAGCGGCGATCTAAACAGTGCCATTGTTGAAATGAGCCGTATGTTTCATTGGTATGACAGCTCGCGTGCGAAGACCGAACTCGATTACACAACGCGCCACTTGGGTGAGACGCTTGACGACGCCACGATGTGGATCCAGTCGCATCACATGAGTCGCCAACGCATTCCCGCGTGA
- a CDS encoding sulfatase family protein, producing the protein MRLLLCLCFAVVLLPWCHRCHAAERPNIVFILSDDHRFDFMGCVESCPDFLTTPNLDRMANEGAHFRNAFVTTSLCSPSRASILTGRYMHHHRVVDNQRPIPVGTEFFPQHMQRGGYTTAFVGKWHMGHDDDAPRPGFDFWASFPGQGVYSDPTLNINGRRESFEGYTTDILTDVALDWLEQDRSEDNPFLLYLSYKAVHYPFQPSPRHAQRYQDQAIDYPETMANTQRNYQTQPRWVLDRRYSIHGIDHMETGAFDKDPVPDFDQLFHNYCETVHGLDENIGRVLKALEDAGAMDNTIVIYMGDNGFHLGEHGFYDKRDAFETSIRVPMLALAPGRIPAGTKIDQLVQNIDIAPTVLDVCGIERTEEMKFDGRSMQPLWQPRGESAPSWRDHILYEYHWEWNFPATPTTLAIRTDRYKYVYYHGVWDRDSFYDLQTDPVERHNLIDVPAYQEQIESLRNQLFTELAESGGLNLPIRTPAGERLDQRKRP; encoded by the coding sequence ATGCGATTGCTTCTTTGTTTATGCTTCGCTGTGGTTTTGTTGCCATGGTGTCACCGATGCCACGCGGCGGAGCGTCCCAATATCGTCTTTATTCTGAGCGACGATCATCGTTTTGATTTCATGGGGTGCGTTGAATCCTGTCCCGATTTTTTGACGACGCCGAATCTGGACCGCATGGCGAACGAGGGTGCCCACTTTCGCAATGCGTTTGTGACGACCTCGTTGTGTTCGCCCAGCCGCGCCTCGATTTTGACGGGACGCTACATGCACCATCATCGTGTGGTCGACAACCAACGCCCGATCCCGGTGGGCACGGAATTTTTTCCGCAGCATATGCAGCGAGGCGGTTATACCACTGCGTTTGTAGGGAAGTGGCACATGGGACACGATGATGACGCGCCGCGGCCAGGATTTGATTTCTGGGCCAGCTTTCCTGGGCAAGGGGTGTATAGCGATCCCACACTCAATATCAACGGCCGGCGAGAATCGTTTGAAGGTTACACCACCGACATTTTGACCGACGTCGCTCTGGATTGGCTAGAACAAGATCGCTCCGAGGACAATCCCTTCTTGCTGTACCTGTCCTATAAAGCCGTCCACTATCCGTTTCAGCCGAGTCCACGTCACGCTCAGCGTTACCAAGACCAAGCGATCGATTATCCCGAAACGATGGCCAACACGCAGCGCAACTACCAAACCCAGCCACGCTGGGTGTTGGACCGTCGCTACAGCATTCACGGGATCGATCACATGGAAACCGGAGCCTTTGATAAGGATCCCGTGCCCGATTTTGATCAGCTGTTTCACAATTACTGCGAGACGGTTCATGGCTTGGACGAGAACATCGGTCGCGTATTAAAGGCGTTGGAAGACGCTGGAGCGATGGACAATACGATCGTGATTTACATGGGCGACAACGGTTTCCATTTAGGCGAGCACGGTTTCTATGACAAACGGGATGCGTTTGAAACGTCGATCCGTGTCCCCATGTTGGCCCTTGCCCCTGGTCGCATTCCGGCTGGCACCAAGATCGATCAATTGGTCCAAAACATTGACATCGCCCCGACCGTATTGGACGTGTGTGGCATTGAACGCACCGAGGAAATGAAGTTTGACGGTCGCTCGATGCAGCCCTTGTGGCAACCTCGCGGCGAATCGGCTCCGTCATGGCGCGATCATATTTTGTACGAGTACCACTGGGAATGGAATTTCCCGGCGACACCGACGACGTTGGCGATCCGCACCGACCGCTACAAATACGTCTATTATCACGGCGTTTGGGATCGCGACAGTTTTTACGATTTGCAAACCGACCCGGTTGAACGTCACAACTTGATTGATGTGCCGGCGTACCAGGAGCAGATCGAATCGTTGCGAAACCAACTGTTCACGGAATTGGCCGAGAGCGGTGGCTTGAATCTGCCCATTCGCACCCCCGCCGGCGAGCGTCTCGATCAACGCAAGCGTCCTTAA
- a CDS encoding histidine phosphatase family protein: MITLRVPVMSRVLVIRPGATKFDDEQRIKGSLDMPMSDRGVVQANQLAAELADVRFKTIYTAPCESARETAARLAKGRDIRVKVVDVFRNLDHGLWHGKLIEEVRRNQPRVYRTGLESPDDICPPGGETIRAARLRVTKAVRKAAKKSRDEIVAIVAPDPLATIIQSLLNGERLPNLWQSQTDSGNWNLVESEIP, from the coding sequence ATGATCACCCTTCGAGTGCCGGTGATGTCGCGAGTCCTAGTGATTCGCCCTGGTGCAACCAAATTCGATGACGAACAGCGGATCAAAGGGTCCCTCGACATGCCGATGAGCGATCGCGGGGTGGTGCAAGCCAACCAGCTCGCCGCGGAACTTGCCGACGTTCGCTTCAAAACGATCTACACCGCCCCCTGTGAATCAGCTCGTGAAACGGCGGCGCGTTTGGCCAAGGGACGCGACATCCGCGTCAAAGTGGTGGATGTGTTCCGTAACCTCGATCACGGTTTGTGGCACGGCAAATTGATCGAAGAGGTTCGTCGAAACCAACCTCGCGTCTACCGCACGGGACTCGAATCCCCAGATGACATCTGCCCTCCGGGTGGCGAAACGATCCGTGCGGCTCGCTTGAGGGTCACCAAGGCGGTTCGCAAAGCGGCCAAGAAAAGCCGAGATGAGATTGTCGCGATTGTCGCCCCCGACCCCTTGGCGACGATCATCCAAAGTTTGCTCAACGGTGAACGACTCCCCAATCTGTGGCAATCACAGACCGATTCAGGCAACTGGAATTTGGTGGAATCCGAGATTCCTTAA
- the rpe gene encoding ribulose-phosphate 3-epimerase, with amino-acid sequence MSRAKLDAIRDAAPSVLPSLLICDFGDLRTEVARLAEAGTKVLHLDVMDGHFVPNLSYGMPIVEGLRRHTDLPLDVHLMISDPLKYARPMVEAGADMLTFHVEAVEDAAHTARELKQLGVGVGVALNPDTPLTELEPCLDDVDMVLVMSVNAGFGGQSFNPVALDKLKLLRQRHPDLLLEIDGGINAETIGPARAAGCDLFVVGSGIFRADDYGVAIAELDGLIAAAGNGEGAKS; translated from the coding sequence ATGTCCCGAGCGAAGCTCGATGCGATCCGAGACGCAGCCCCGTCGGTCTTGCCGAGCCTGCTGATTTGTGACTTTGGTGACCTGAGAACCGAAGTCGCGAGATTGGCGGAGGCAGGAACCAAGGTATTGCACTTAGATGTAATGGATGGTCATTTCGTCCCGAATCTGAGCTATGGCATGCCGATTGTTGAGGGCCTGCGGCGTCACACCGATTTGCCGCTTGATGTGCACTTGATGATCAGCGATCCGTTGAAGTACGCCCGGCCGATGGTCGAGGCGGGCGCTGATATGCTGACCTTTCACGTCGAAGCGGTGGAGGATGCGGCACACACGGCACGTGAACTCAAGCAGCTTGGCGTTGGCGTTGGCGTTGCTCTCAACCCCGATACCCCGTTGACGGAACTGGAACCGTGCCTCGACGATGTCGACATGGTGCTGGTGATGAGCGTGAATGCAGGCTTTGGTGGCCAGTCATTCAATCCGGTAGCGTTGGACAAGCTGAAGCTCTTGCGACAGCGTCATCCCGACCTGTTGTTAGAAATCGATGGCGGCATCAACGCGGAAACGATTGGACCGGCGCGAGCCGCAGGATGTGATTTGTTTGTGGTCGGATCGGGAATCTTCCGCGCGGACGACTATGGCGTCGCGATCGCCGAACTTGATGGCTTGATCGCTGCGGCCGGCAATGGCGAAGGAGCGAAATCATGA